The genomic segment TGTTGAAAACTAAGCAATGAAACCATATCTGCAACAAGAACAGATTGAGCAAAACTGTTCCAAGGTATTTGTCCAGCCATTTCCACCAAGCCAGTAACAAAAAGAACACATTCCATTTTTCAGTTGTGACTGAGCCAGCAACTTAGCCTGGCGGGAGGAAACATTTACAGCTATTTTACAAACCAATTTAGTTtcaccgccccccctccccccccataccCAGAGTTAAAATCCTCTAAACTCAGAAAACAACCTGCACAGCTGCTGTCTCAGACTTGTAGGCTCAGATTACCGATACCTTGGGATGCTTCTGAAGATGTTCCTCATAAGTGCGAATCTTGGCAGTCAACATAGCAACTATAAAGGACAGACATAAGAAACTGcatgaaagcagcagctttctaGCGTGAGACTAAGTATCGTGTGCATTCCACTTCAAATTGCCCTTTAAGGACCGCTGTCTTTATGGATGCCCATTGCACCACAGCAAGTTATTACTGCACAGCCttctaaataaatgcaaaacaaactgtaaaatatAAACTACATAAACCCAAGTGAGAACTATTTCTGCAAAGATGCTTAATTAGTGTTTACAATTTTAACAACAGATCATATGAATTTATCCCTAAAATGCCTCTCGCCTCACTTAATTACCAGTGACTTTACATGCATTTCACTTCACTTCATTTAAGCTTTGGAGGAACAGACACAACTTACACGAGTTCCTTTCTAACAGCAGCATCAAGCTACATTTAAATTTTTTCGTAATTTCATACTACTTGGAGAAAGACGCTAGTGGCAGCCTGAGAAACTGAAGGCCTTTTATTCATGAGAAAGGAGTGCACCTGGGTCAAGGGCGATAAGGGCTTCACCCCTGCACTGTCCCTACACTGTGCTTCAGCCAGAGCTCACTCATGGAGAGGGGATTTCCGTTTCCATGGCTAAACTTGATATTTCACTTTTGTACTGAAGGCAGTACAACGGTTCACGTCACATGAGCACCTCAAGCAGGATAGATAAAGCACATGCTGCCTTTGGAGATGGATACAGAGCAGGGATTTGGAAAGCAGCCTAGGAGACATTTGTAATAGATATAATTGGAATGGAGTCAATTGTGCCACTAAATTTCTGGTATTTCACATCACTTTCTCCAGCCTGAGTTGAGCCTTGCTAAGCATCTCTCTTTTACAGTTGCAGTCACGGGAGGAAAATGCTGCTAAATTATGTGGAGCTTTAGTGTAAGGTTAGGTATTTTATGGGGCCGAGGTAAATGAATCTCTCAAAAAATTATAGGAAATACTCTGTCAAGTGAACTCTTCTGCCACAACCTGGCCTCTGGCTCTGCCACTGTCCTTTACGATTTCAGGGAAGGATTCATATATGGGCAGAAAAAGGTTCTGTTTCCAAATCCAGAAAGTGATTTTTCAACAAATCTCCTGTGATGCACTTTTCTCTTTGTGCCCCTGCTTCATTCAGATATAGATAGAACATTGCAGGTACAGAAGCCATGGAAACAAAACTAGAAGGTGTACATCACTGTAAAAGAATTGCAGCAGTATTCTATTTTAGAGAAGCATTACCCTAATCACGTGAAGCAAAGCCACAAAAGATTCTCTTGTGAGAAAGCACTGATAACAGAGGTGGTTTCACAATATCACATTGAGTAATGCAGTGAGAGGATCATAACATCTTATGTGACTTTCCTCTTCAACACATCTAGGAAAGTCCTTCATTTGTCCTGATAAATAAACACATACTGAATTCCCCTATTGTGAGCAGGCAGTAACCTGAGATTTTCAGATTTCTTCAGCACTTCTCTAGCCACAGACTCTAAGAAAGTATGTTCAAACTGCTCCCCCTGCCAGTAAGTACATGCACTCTCTCTGCAACATTCCCAAATCCTGAATAGGTCCTCCAGTGCACGCTGCAGGCTACTTGCCTCCCAGGTGCTCTCCTGAAAGAGATCCTCCTAACTGATATAGGGAACTTCAAGCGAAGGGGTGGGAATAGCTGAATAAAAGCAATGTCATCTGCCAAcaactttcttctgcttctttaacTTACTTTGCACCTCAAAGGAGCCATTGTCGTTGGGAGACCTCCTGACCTTCTCCACTAGCTGCTGAGTCtttatcttcatcttctccttctgtggaaaacagaaaagagcttgTCACTTCCTCAGGAGCATTTCAGGCATGAGACACCCTAGCTCGCTCCCCGAGTGCGCAGATGAAGGCTTTGTAATTAGTAGCTTTACTCAATGTCTGTCACAAACATgtaaaaaatgctgcaaaaaagaACCTATTGCATCCAGGATAGCGCCCACAGCAGAGCATAGCAGGGAGCAGCACAGAAAAGATCTCAGCAGAAGACAGAATCACCCTCATTTAAGTCAAGAGTACAGCCACATCCCTCTTCCTAAGACTACAGGAGAAGAGGGTTGAAGAGGCCCTGCCATTCCCATGAATGGAAGACAACCTAGGCTGATCTCACAGAGCAGTTGCCTTTGTTTGTTGCatcttttcaaatttatttgGCCAGCAGTAAGATGGGGCAAGATCTTTGTCCTGTCTTTCCGACTTACTGTGTTTTctcagcacacgcacacacacgcaccaaAATCATTCGCAGAACGTCTGCTGTCCCCTGTACTATTTTCTGGAACGTGGGCCAACCATCATCAGTAACATAATGGCGCTGCGTTTCAACCTgtgattttctattattttcttctttcattttaatatgtAATTATTATCATACAGGAGACTTCACTTTATAATAAATTTTAAGAGCATGCAAGACTAAATACCATCATGTATTTCATACTTTGCAGTTACTTAGCgaaatttaaaacaaagtaaatgaAGGACATTTAACCATAGAAGCAAGTCTTACATAGCTGTAGTCACTAAACCTTATAGTTTTTAGGCAAGTAAAATGACACTAACCTGGCTTGCCATTTCCAGTGACAATAATCTTTTCACTACATCGTCAACGCTGCAAGAAGGTTATAGAAAGTATATTTAACAATAGAAATAAAGTTAGTTTTCAGAACAAATTAACTTTTCTCAAAGTTATTCAAGGAACTTCAATTTATTCTATAAATTTAGAGCAACACCCTCATCACCTAAAACAGTCAGCCATAAGCGATTTCTTGTATTCCTAAGAAAAATCACATCTAAGATCACAGAAGTAGCAATCAGTTTTACTGTTGTGGGAAGCACAGCAGGATTTATTTAAAATCACGATGAAGGCTTAGCAGTTCCAAAAACAGTATTATGTGCAACCTGGCTGCTGAAAATTAACCCTTGTAAGTAGCCAAGGACACAAGGATTAATTTTAAGACTTGCACTTTCAAAGATCTGTGAAAGTCTCATTTATGCCACTTGGGGCTCTCCATGCATCACAAATGAGCAGTTCTGGAATTAAAGCCTAAAAACACAAAACCTCTGGGTCCAAATTTCAGAAGCAGCCATTCATTTTGAGTGTTTAACTATATGCTCTCTAGCACCTGATTTCAAGACAGGCATAAAGTATTTCCACTGATTATGATGCCCGTAGAAGATATGGGCAAGGAGCACTTTTAAGAAGTGGGCTCAGTGCATCTTATGTTAGGTAAACAAAAAGCTAACACATCCCTCATTAGTGACTGCTTTCGTAAATTTGACATTCAAAACAAATTTGCACTTCTCTGCTAAACTGCATATCAGTGACCACAGAGCATTAATGACGCACTGAGCAGGCGACAGCTACTGCATATCGTGGTAGCATCCGTCTAAGATACAAAGCTTGGAAGTGAACAGTCATTCCCTTTCCCTACATCATACCTATTTATTATTGGTACATTGGCATAATCTTTCTTCAGCATTGTTGGAGGAAGGTCATCTAAATGACTGGGGAAGTCTACaaagaaaagataaacatttaAGGAACAGAAGTACTAAGGGAGAGCTCTGAACCATGCCTGCAAACTAGATCAGAGGAAacaaattgcaaagaaaatagaCTGGATGCTTCAAAGGATGAACTTAGAGAGCAGTTCTAAGATCAAGCTAAGATGAGAGGAATTCAGGTAATAAAATGGGGTCCAGGCTCTTGCCTTGAACACTCTGGATTTACAACATGGTGTACAGCCCAGTGAGATCAGTGATCTCTCTTGCTGAAGACAATTGCTAATTTGCCACATGTTCATGAACTGCTGAATTTTCTGAATAACTTTTGAGCTCATTTGGAATTATTTATAAATCACAGAACTGCAAAAAGGAACCTTAAAAGGGCCCTTGCAAagtctctagtccaatctccccTTTGAAGTGGGACTGTCACCATGTTTTTGTCGAGCCAAGCGTAGCGAATTTCTCCAAATACCCACTCTTCCTGCTGCATTAGGGTACAGCTCTGATAGCCaagataaaaacattttgaaatgggGCCTCATAATCCAGAcgtacctttcttttttcttcttacaggcCTGGCATAACATCTGGCTCTCTGAATAAAGGGATTGGAAGCTtgatggaagaaaacaaagatttaTCAGACTTGCACATGCTTTTTAGCAATATACTCATTAAGTACCACTAGCTCTATAATAGAAAACTGCCTGATTAGCGTATTTAGATTCAGGGGTGGTCACTAGTCAACCTAGGTCTTTTGTCCCACAGGCAGCGTGGAACAGTCCCAGCGTGGTTCTCATCCTGGTGCTAAAACAAACGGGTGAAGCTGTGCCACTCGAGGGCAATCTGAAACCAAATGATGGGAAGAACAGAGCTAGCAGGAAGAGAGTACAAATGCCTGACCTGCTGCTGAGCAGACAATGTGAGGGTTCCCAGCTGAACTGTGTTCATTTAAAGGGTTTAAATTGATGGTCTGAACTAATCCAAATAATTTGATGTGCAAGCCGGATGGGTTCCTATAAACCAGTCTGGTGGCAGAAGAGAGAGGCAGTGAGATCTGGCAATAATCTTTGGTGAGCACACCTTGATACAGACAATAATATTCACCACCAGTCTGAATGGAGCTGTTCTTCAACCTTTTAAGAGATAACTGTTCTAACTGCTCTTTTGAGACCCTAGCTATGGGAGTCAATACCTGCTTCAGATTATTCACCTGTGCCACAAACACATCTTGAACTGCAGACTGTTTGCCAGTCCATGTATCTACAAAAGGCATTTGCTGAAAAGGCAACTAGCTAAACTCTGGATTTGTGACACACTAGATTTCCACACGGGCTCCCAGCGTGCACGCTGTGAATGCTGAGCGCAGGACAGCTCTCCCCGTGGCTCAGTATGCTATCTCATGCTTACTACATGGTAACTGCATGCACAGATGAAACTACAGAACTCTAACCCAAACCTTAGCTCAGCTCACATTAACCTCCCTGTGTGCACACGCCATGTGAGCATGCTGTATCTGAGTTATTCTGGTCTCAGATTCATCTGAGCTGCTTCTGTGTCCCCTCTGTGCTCAGGGCAGAGCCTACATGTATCAGAAGCAGCGTACAGACCAGGGGTGCCAGCAGGCCACCTCCAGTACCAAATGTGCACGCCTGGCATCCCTGCCCACAGCGCACTCGGGGCTCACAGGCCCTTCCCCACCACAACCTGCTGGAGCACCAGGCAGCTTGCCCCTCTCTGAGCAGACAAGGCCTTGCTGGCAGGGCTCGGCCTGCCACAaggcgagctgctgcccccagcacggGTGTATGGCCACCTCCACTCCAACTGTCCTCTGCATGCCAGCCCACCCCTGCCCCAGGGACACCTCTGTCATTGCCCCAGGTgaccccagctccctgccccacagcaggtcCACCTCCACGGTCACCCCAatgctctgctctcccaccctggACACTCCTGCCATGCCCAAGATCACCCTCGCCCTCCCACCCCGGGGCCACCCCTGCCCCTGGTACCGTCACAAACAGCTCCAGGGGCTTTCCAACAACCAGGATGACCCTGTTCCTACCCCCAGGGTTACCCGAGTCCCTGTCCCTCAGGactagtccaagccccccccccccaaccctttgCACCCAGGGCCACCTCGACTCCCTTCCCACCCAAGATGGCACCAGGGCCACCTCACTCCACTGCCCCAGGCTCATCCCAGCTCCTTCCCCCCAGGCAttccccctgctccctgccccccagggaccccccccagctccctgcccccaCTCCCTGCCCCCCAGCACTATGACAAGGCcactccagctcctgccccagagtCCCCCCGGCTCCCTACCCTCAGGACGGCCCCACAGCCACCTCggttccctctccccctccctcggCCACTCCTGACCCGCAGGACCGCCTGCTGCCCCCGTCCTCAGCCCCCCCAGGCCACCcccgggccctgctcccccctccagccccttcctctcccccggagcctcctcttcctcccccggGGCCCTCCCGGCCTCGCCTCCCGCTCGCCCGCCTCACCCGCGCCGCCACGGGCGAGCTCccaggccgcggccccgccgcgggcgagcccccgggccgcggccccgccgcccccgatgccccgagccgcggccccgggcggcccggccAGGCAACGGCCcagcgccccgcgcagcgccagCATGGCCCCCGCC from the Struthio camelus isolate bStrCam1 chromosome 23, bStrCam1.hap1, whole genome shotgun sequence genome contains:
- the MRPS15 gene encoding small ribosomal subunit protein uS15m isoform X2 → MLALRGALGRCLAGPPGAAARGIGGGGAAARGLARGGAAAWELARGGAASNPFIQRARCYARPVRRKKKDFPSHLDDLPPTMLKKDYANVPIINSVDDVVKRLLSLEMASQKEKMKIKTQQLVEKVRRSPNDNGSFEVQIAMLTAKIRTYEEHLQKHPKDKKNRRCMLMDIDRRKKLLAYLRRVRYDIFENTCKQLNIQYTLPPAYSRRITKRWLVKKAFCLKVFKEAQKLKAPERLKQRQEWRARARARAEQEKQAQQSEGTPV
- the MRPS15 gene encoding small ribosomal subunit protein uS15m isoform X1, yielding MPFVDTWTGKQSAVQDVFVAQVNNLKQVLTPIARVSKEQLEQLSLKRLKNSSIQTGGEYYCLYQGVLTKDYCQISLPLSSATRLVYRNPSGLHIKLFGLVQTINLNPLNEHSSAGNPHIVCSAAASNPFIQRARCYARPVRRKKKDFPSHLDDLPPTMLKKDYANVPIINSVDDVVKRLLSLEMASQKEKMKIKTQQLVEKVRRSPNDNGSFEVQIAMLTAKIRTYEEHLQKHPKDKKNRRCMLMDIDRRKKLLAYLRRVRYDIFENTCKQLNIQYTLPPAYSRRITKRWLVKKAFCLKVFKEAQKLKAPERLKQRQEWRARARARAEQEKQAQQSEGTPV